One segment of Paramormyrops kingsleyae isolate MSU_618 chromosome 8, PKINGS_0.4, whole genome shotgun sequence DNA contains the following:
- the LOC111854427 gene encoding protein FAM72A: MSTPYFKNKCVTQLNCTYCDSVLCTRGMKAVLLADTEVELFSTDIPPNRTVDFVSVCYSTKTCKCKLRDVACLKCGNVVGYHVVAPCTPCLHSCNNGHFWMFNSISVVPINRLDASGLNLLLWGDLPELDDLEGEDQSSQSEEQYLR; encoded by the exons ATGTCTACaccttattttaaaaataaatgtgttacGCAGCTGAATTGTACATACTGCGATAGTGTACTTTGTACGAGGGGGATGAAAGCTGTGCTCTTAGCCGATACAGAGGTTGAACTTTTTTCGACTGATATACCGCCTAACAG AACAGTGGATTTTGTCTCAGTCTGCTATTCCACAAAAACCTGTAAATGCAAACTGAGAGACGTGGCCTGTCTGAAGTG TGGCAACGTTGTCGGCTATCACGTGGTGGCGCCGTGCACACCCTGCCTGCACTCCTGTAACAACGGTCATTTCTGGATGTTCAACAGTATTTCAGTCGTACCAATCAACAGGCTGGACGCCTCGG GACTGAACCTACTGCTTTGGGGGGACCTCCCTGAGCTGGACGACCTAGAAGGGGAGGACCAAAGCAGCCAGTCCGAGGAGCAGTACCTGAGGTAG